The genomic window TAGTCCTCATCGACATCCATTGGTTGATTTTCTTCCGTTTTAGGACGTTTGGCCTGTTGAGTTACGGTCTCATCAgctaaagcaaataaatgaaacggatagaaacaaatatttaaaatattttttctttatatttttacactttacaaACCTGCATCCTGCATTGACATTTGCATAGCGAAAGCTATCTGCTCTTCTTCAGTCATGTTAGCGAAATCAGGCAAGTTATCTTCTGGctgtattcaaaaaaaaaaggaaaactatactcaataacatacatataatgcaaTGATATTGACATTACCGTTTCTGTAGATAATGCCAAAGCACGTTGCAACATTGCTTCTTCAGAATTCGGCTCTTCAAGAGCAGTACCAACATTTGTGCTAGTTTTTTCGGTATCTGTTGTGGCACTGCCAGCATTCGCTTCTGTATTACCTGCAGTATTTGATTCAGAAAGAGCCCGACGTTGTTCTTCTTCCTGGCGTTGACGTTGTTCTTCCATTGATACACGTAAAGCAAGTGCCAATTCCGGATCTTCATTGGGATCAACACCAAATTCATAACCAGCACCACTCAAACCTGCCCCTCCCATGCCGTCTTCACCTTGTATTATTGGTGAGGATAACAATGCATCGGACAATCCCGAGCCTCGAGGTACGCTAACTAAATGGGAACCTGTACCATCTTTTCCATTTAGTGCGTTAACGAAAGCAgttaaaatttcattgttatttCCATGGTCTCCAAAGCTGACAATATCAACgttaactttttctttttttaaacgtttggcTTGTTTTACCAATTCACCCTCCTCATTATTTATTGGTGAACCCACAAACACAACAATACGCATCTTGTGATTTTTGCCCTGACGATGCTTGAGAACCAACTGCAAAGTaaaatgatatattttaaaaattcccaTTGCAGCAAATAACTTACATGCGCAATACGAATGCCAGTGAGTAAATTGATTTCTCCTTTTGGTTGTATTAAatgcatctttgaaaaaatacgtcCTACATCACTTGTAAGGGTAGCAAGCACCTCAACGGTGCTACACATAGAAAGTTATATTAATGATTACGAATATTATAATGTAAATAGTTTATATACTTGGATATGGTCATCAGGCCAACATTATTCTCCGGATTAGATCGAACTTTTGTCAGGCAAACCAGGTTGATACCATCTTTCTGGACATTTAATCGCGTCGGAAAGTAATCACCATTTCTTTGGTAATCACTATTGTCGAAACTGAAaggataaaaaaagaaaacaataaaaatgctttGTAATACACAGGTACATAAGCCGCAATCAAAATTTTGCATTGGTTGagctaaaaataagaatttgacagataaaatttacaacaaagtAAGTAGGCATTTCCGTTTTGTTTGAacatctaaaaaaataattcgaatttattaacaaattctATAAAATTGCTCACCATATCATAGTACTTTCCAAaaccatttttaataattttgcttGTCACTATCCCACTGAACTGTAATTGAAACTCATCCAGCTGACATTTGCTGGGGCGTATGTTCAATTAGTGcacttttaaatgaaaatgcaagCTACATACTATAGTTGATCAGCAAAAATTGAACATCAACACAAAACCGAGTTGTCCCATATATTCTTTTCATGTTTTCACAATACAAATGTTTTTTAGCATATATGAGAACTgtctcaaaaattgtcaaaactaTTGAACAcccaaattaaatatttttaaggaaaaaagaattataaataatttacttgTGATTGCAACCATGCAACTTTTATTAAGCAACTTGCTGAATTGAACAGCTGTGAGTATGAAGTCCCATGTCTGGTCATGTGACATTTGTTAAGCTGGAAAAGTCATTTGCTACTTTCGTGTATCTTTCAGATTTTTTCCACTACGTAGTGCTGAATTTATTTGGAATTGTATTTTCGCAAATTAATTGGCGTaaagtattttcaaattaacaGTATTACGTTTTAAAATAGTGGAAAATGGTTTCCCCATGGCTGGCACCTATCATAATCACTTGCATTTGGGGCTTCATTGGAATAATTTGTCCCTTTTTGGCTCGTGGACCTAACAAAGGGTGagttaattttacaataaaatatgatGCCATAATTCGAAGTATATATATTCCTATTCTTTTATAGAGTCACCCAATGTTGTTTAATGTTAATAGCTTCTACCTGTTGGCTATTGTAAGTACctataaagaaatcaaaaatttctacaataccaaataaatataattttttttattatagctGGCTATGTTGTTATATGACGCAAATGAACCCACTTATCGGTCCTAAACTAACCATGAACGAGATTATGATCGTGGCTCGTGAATGGGGAAATCCCATTCAGGATACAATTGATATCACATATTAGTGTTTTCGTTATTCGTCGTCATTCTTGAGGTCCGCAATTTTTGTATAGAACCTCCAGTTAATCTGTTATTTGATTGTTTTctgtttgtttacaaaaatatttaaagtgcCTATTGTATTATGACTGCTACTTTTTAAGCACGAGCACATATCTGTGTTCCCGTTTTGACGGCCATGTAAATTATCATTAAAGCAAATGTTAAAATAGCGATGTCCAATATTTTAGCAATAACAAATATTGTAATACAAAGTGTccttatacaaatatatacaatcATTTTTGCCGAAATAGAAATCTAAAAGAACAATGTTTTTATTAGATGTGAATATGAAAAGCTCTATTTCCACGCAGTAGGTAAAACTGTACACATAGTAGTGTAAATTTGTTCTCACTTACGTAGTAAAGCGAGTCTAAAAGAACAATATAACAGAAAATACATTAGAATAAATGTGTCCAGTAATTGCAAACACAAAGTCGAGTATTATCAAAGCGAAACTTTGCTACTAATTAATATCCTTGGTTAACAAGGTATGATTATAACGTACTCATTATTCATATTAACAACTCTTTCCGTTGAACTTCTGCCTTCGCAATCTCCCACTTTTATTCCGAAATTACTTTTAATACTGCTAGTCCAAATTGCACCACAACTACTTCGGTTAATTATGCTGTTGCCAACGTACTTGCAATCCGACAAAtccttaatatacataaattaatgagtcacatatttcttatttaaattacaACTTTATTCGAGTGTACATATTCAGAATACAATTAGATAACGAACGTTTTGAGTTGGTAACTTGCCATTGGGTGTGTCAGACCACGACAATAATTTACTAACACAAATGCGAGCGTTAAAGAATTTACAGTATACTTTAGGACCGTATGTCCTATTACTACTAACAATTCCATAAGGTTCTTTAAATCCAAATAAATGTACACCTGAGGTAAGTGTAATATCAACtttagtgttgagttgtttagtcgaagagaccgaaacccATGTCGTCGTCTTCCTCGGACTCCGACTCCTCCTTTTTGGCTTCTTCCTTCTTTTCGGCAGCAGCGCCAGCACCAGCAGCTGGAGCagaggcagcagcagcagcaacaaacttGCTGGGGTCCTTGATGAACTCCTTGATGGTAGCAGCTTCCTTGAAGTCCACTTCGGTGGCAGCAGCAATAGCCAACAGATTCTTGAAACCATTGGCGACACTGTGTGGTGCCGAAGCAATAGTTGGGTAACCAATCTGTAACGATACGGCGGCCAAATTGGCAACACCAGCTTGGAACTTCGCACGCAAATCTTCGGGCTTGATGTCCAAGATCTCAGGTGAGAAAATGGAACCAGAGTCGTACACTTGGGTTATGGCCAAACCATACGAGAAGGGCGAAATGTTCAACATATTAAGCAAAGTAGCTTCTGAAGCACCAACTTTATCTCCTGGTTTCAAAATGGGCACATCATTGATAATTTCAATTGTACCCTTGGAAATCTTGGTTGGAATCGACAGAGCTTGGAAGAAAGAAGTTTTCTCGGGACCCAAACCAGTGTTTTGTGCTGGAATCACGACTGGCAAAGGAGCAATAGCACCAGCACGAGCAGGTGCACGCACTTTCGATTCAAGCAATTTGTCACGAACTTCAGCCAAATCGCCCTTGGTAAATACGAAACCTACATTGCCCTTGATGTGTGGCAGCAATTTCTCCAATTGAGCGTTGTTTTCCAAATGACCACGGATAGCCTTGCGCATCATAGTATTCTTACCCATGAGCACAACACCCAATCCACGCAGGCTAGTACGGATGTTTTGCATTTGCTTTGAGCCGACATTATCAGCGCCGACAATGAAGCACTTAGGATATTCGTCGAAGAGTTCCTGTAAAGTGGAGTACACAATTTAGTTGGTGAAAccgtatacaaaaaaaaaacaaatctgtTTTTAATACAATGACTCAGACGTAATTTTGTCAAACCTAACGTGTATCAGGATGTCTGGGTTCAGCTTTTTCAAGCAAGACATCCGGACGATACACATTCAGACGTAAAATGTTATCATCATTGGATTAACTTCAAGatctttgtttttattcgtTAGATACTTACGACAACTTTAAGGAAGTATTGAGCTTTCCAGGCTGCTTTGTTCTCCCTAACCATCTTGAATCAAGTTGTGTAATTAGGGACTCGTGAAAAGAATTTAAGAACTGCAAGGTATAAAGAATCTATTTAGTTTGGTGGTTGAGAGTTTGAAATATGCAATTGCAAAGCCacttatttgttataaaataagatGCTTTCCATTTTCACCGATTTAAAAACCTACCAAAGCACAAAACGTATGCTAACGACGGTGACTTGGACCAAAATGGCCGAGTgtagtgaaatattttaatagttgGCATCGCATTGTATGATTTCACCAGAGTTGCACTACAATTAGCAGT from Bactrocera tryoni isolate S06 chromosome 5, CSIRO_BtryS06_freeze2, whole genome shotgun sequence includes these protein-coding regions:
- the LOC120777979 gene encoding 26S proteasome non-ATPase regulatory subunit 4, giving the protein MVLESTMICFDNSDYQRNGDYFPTRLNVQKDGINLVCLTKVRSNPENNVGLMTISNTVEVLATLTSDVGRIFSKMHLIQPKGEINLLTGIRIAHLVLKHRQGKNHKMRIVVFVGSPINNEEGELVKQAKRLKKEKVNVDIVSFGDHGNNNEILTAFVNALNGKDGTGSHLVSVPRGSGLSDALLSSPIIQGEDGMGGAGLSGAGYEFGVDPNEDPELALALRVSMEEQRQRQEEEQRRALSESNTAGNTEANAGSATTDTEKTSTNVGTALEEPNSEEAMLQRALALSTETPEDNLPDFANMTEEEQIAFAMQMSMQDAADETVTQQAKRPKTEENQPMDVDEDYSEVIGDPAFLQSVLENLPGVDPQSEAVRDAVGSLSKEKEKDKKSDDGDQSQ
- the LOC120777387 gene encoding V-type proton ATPase subunit e, whose protein sequence is MVSPWLAPIIITCIWGFIGIICPFLARGPNKGVTQCCLMLIASTCWLFWLCCYMTQMNPLIGPKLTMNEIMIVAREWGNPIQDTIDITY
- the LOC120777965 gene encoding 60S acidic ribosomal protein P0, which translates into the protein MVRENKAAWKAQYFLKVVELFDEYPKCFIVGADNVGSKQMQNIRTSLRGLGVVLMGKNTMMRKAIRGHLENNAQLEKLLPHIKGNVGFVFTKGDLAEVRDKLLESKVRAPARAGAIAPLPVVIPAQNTGLGPEKTSFFQALSIPTKISKGTIEIINDVPILKPGDKVGASEATLLNMLNISPFSYGLAITQVYDSGSIFSPEILDIKPEDLRAKFQAGVANLAAVSLQIGYPTIASAPHSVANGFKNLLAIAAATEVDFKEAATIKEFIKDPSKFVAAAAASAPAAGAGAAAEKKEEAKKEESESEEDDDMGFGLFD